Proteins encoded together in one Pseudomonadota bacterium window:
- a CDS encoding O-antigen ligase family protein, with product MATAYADRTARRSRALVPANADAAAIATLLFLAIAFVLGGSGSRFPMTEMLVYLAAIPALFLSLIGKKKDRETMHLRGTKILILSTVALSVIQLVPLPPSVWQNLPGRAPLAEAAVLIGQGDAWRPWSINPDSTLRSALYLIVPVTAFIAVSRLDTGLQTRLLWCVMLAAALHLLIAIAQSLSGGESFYFYDTTHKGLPIGIFANRNHMALFLLISLVLAPAMLAARLHAAPLSRHMLYWALAFVLAIGILATSSRAVTVLLLLSILFLAYLSIPERHRKTGLIAIAICVSALVALVLLGWWTGNLGNLESLSARFEQSDDHRYEFWPDTLAAMGHYFPFGSGIGTFDEAFRSQESLDIIGTHYVNHAHNDYIEIIIETGIFGLILLAAMAVVMLPAMRRIIVGRTRGDITDLPLLACWGLTMIALHSLVDYPMRSLAIAALFGVLAAICISVPGGRHRLAVNRTGNEIRRPGIIAFGAKGNRLGV from the coding sequence ATGGCTACGGCTTATGCAGACAGGACGGCAAGACGGTCCCGTGCGCTGGTGCCGGCCAATGCGGACGCCGCCGCCATCGCCACGCTGCTCTTTCTGGCGATAGCCTTTGTCCTGGGCGGCAGCGGCAGCCGTTTCCCGATGACCGAAATGCTGGTCTATCTCGCTGCGATCCCGGCACTGTTCCTGTCGCTTATCGGCAAGAAGAAAGACCGGGAAACCATGCATCTGCGTGGTACCAAAATCCTGATCCTGTCGACTGTGGCACTGAGCGTCATTCAGCTGGTACCACTGCCACCTTCTGTCTGGCAGAATCTGCCAGGGCGCGCACCGCTGGCCGAAGCGGCGGTGCTGATCGGTCAGGGCGATGCCTGGCGACCATGGTCGATCAATCCCGACAGCACCTTGCGCTCGGCGCTCTATCTGATCGTACCGGTGACCGCCTTCATCGCTGTCAGCCGACTCGATACCGGGCTCCAGACCAGGCTGCTGTGGTGCGTGATGCTGGCCGCAGCTCTCCACCTGCTGATCGCCATTGCCCAGTCGCTTTCGGGCGGCGAGAGCTTCTATTTCTATGACACCACCCATAAGGGTCTGCCCATCGGCATTTTTGCCAATCGCAACCATATGGCGCTGTTCCTGCTGATAAGCCTTGTGCTTGCACCGGCCATGCTCGCGGCACGGCTGCATGCGGCACCGCTGTCGCGCCATATGCTTTACTGGGCACTGGCCTTTGTCCTGGCCATCGGCATATTGGCCACCAGCAGCCGCGCCGTCACCGTGCTGCTGCTGCTATCCATACTCTTCCTTGCCTATCTGTCGATCCCCGAACGGCACCGCAAAACCGGGTTAATTGCCATTGCCATCTGCGTCAGCGCGCTGGTCGCGCTGGTCTTGCTCGGCTGGTGGACCGGCAATCTCGGCAATCTGGAAAGCCTGAGCGCGCGTTTCGAACAGTCCGACGATCACCGCTATGAATTCTGGCCCGACACCCTGGCCGCAATGGGGCATTATTTCCCCTTCGGCTCTGGCATCGGCACCTTTGACGAAGCGTTTCGCAGCCAGGAGAGCCTCGACATTATCGGCACCCATTATGTCAACCATGCGCATAATGACTATATAGAGATCATTATCGAGACCGGGATTTTCGGCCTCATTCTGCTGGCCGCTATGGCGGTGGTAATGCTGCCCGCCATGCGCCGGATTATCGTCGGCAGGACCCGGGGCGACATTACCGACCTGCCACTGCTGGCCTGTTGGGGGCTGACAATGATAGCGCTGCATTCGCTTGTGGATTACCCGATGCGCAGCCTTGCCATTGCCGCCCTGTTTGGCGTTCTCGCAGCCATCTGCATTTCAGTTCCAGGCGGCCGCCACAGGCTGGCGGTCAATCGCACCGGGAATGAAATCCGTCGCCCGGGCATTATCGCTTTCGGCGCAAAGGGGAATAGGCTAGGCGTTTGA
- a CDS encoding polysaccharide biosynthesis/export family protein → MPGIVPADASALAGTVPDPGNPFPDYVIGPQDVLTVRVFREPDLSIDAVRVDSGGRIEMPLIGKVEAVNKTPDQLSQEITTRLGEKYLVNPSVAVNVQEVNSKRVTVEGEVSSPGVFALTGTSDLLTAIALAGGPDDVAQLDEIAVFRSVNGQKMVAAFDLARIRSGEMANPVILPGDIIVVGFSSLRQGYQDFLKIAPLIAVFRPLAN, encoded by the coding sequence GTGCCGGGAATTGTCCCAGCCGATGCGAGCGCACTGGCCGGAACCGTACCCGATCCGGGCAATCCTTTTCCAGACTATGTCATCGGACCGCAGGATGTGCTGACGGTACGCGTTTTCCGCGAACCCGATCTCAGCATCGATGCGGTGCGCGTCGATTCCGGCGGCCGCATAGAAATGCCGCTTATTGGCAAGGTCGAGGCGGTCAATAAGACACCCGATCAGCTGTCCCAGGAAATCACCACCCGGCTCGGCGAAAAATATCTGGTCAACCCCAGTGTCGCGGTCAATGTGCAGGAGGTGAACTCGAAACGGGTCACGGTGGAAGGCGAAGTCAGCAGCCCGGGCGTGTTCGCGCTTACCGGAACAAGTGACCTGCTCACTGCCATCGCGCTGGCCGGCGGCCCGGATGATGTCGCACAGCTTGACGAGATTGCGGTGTTCCGCAGCGTCAACGGCCAGAAAATGGTCGCCGCATTCGACCTGGCAAGGATCCGCTCGGGCGAGATGGCCAATCCGGTGATATTGCCCGGTGACATTATCGTTGTCGGATTTTCGAGCCTGCGCCAAGGTTATCAGGACTTCCTGAAAATAGCACCGCTGATTGCCGTTTTCAGACCGCTTGCAAACTAA